A window of Nicotiana sylvestris chromosome 8, ASM39365v2, whole genome shotgun sequence genomic DNA:
GATCCTGTTTGACTGAACATGAATTTTAAAAAACGAAAGAATTTTAAAATTTATGTTTTTAAACGTGCCATAATAATTTACGTGGCTATAAAATTTTAAGACTTGTAATATAAATATGCCATAACCACATGGTCATAAGGGTGGTCAATTGATCACCCTTTGTTAAAAAATTATACTGTGTATATAAGCAAAATATtacgttttagaggtatatatataacacatatattgaacaccctttatcggattttttttttgcttgtttCAAATTTGAATACCCTTGAGAAATTCATAGCTTCGCCACTGATAATATTGATGTGACTAATGCTTGTCACTAACGGTAAAATGAGAATTTCAAATTTGATTGCTTCTAAATTTAGAAAAAGGTGATATTTTTTGGaacaaattaaaaagaaaataggtttatATAAACTAGTAACGAAGgagtattttgtttttttttttaagaatctTTTTTTAGTTTTTGTGTTTAAAAGATCTACAATAAGTCACTCAACACTTTTCTTATTTCTCATTCGATGTTCGATATTTGTACTGAAACTCCAACTAATTTAAATTTACATCGTGTAGAGCCTATTAAACGGAGAAATGCTTCCTGCGATAATTTTTTGCCATTCATAAGCTCGAGTCCCAGTTGACACAAATTAAGGGCACATGTACAtgttaaaagcacttttttctaaaaatacaaaaaaaaattaaaagcgcTTTTAGAATTTATACGGGATTTTGACACGTTAAATCATATTATTCGTTTAAGGTTGTCAATCAATGTAGTTAAACAAATTATCTGTAACTACTCCTCAACATTAAAATTATGTTGATCTTGTACAATAAGAAGATGAACAACTATGGAGTTCTCTAAATAAAGTCATTTATTTAACTAAATTTCGCAAATTTTTTATTAGATTGAAAATAAATTCAATTGCCATGACTATCTTAATTCTTTCCTTAAAATGACAAATTTCGTAAAACttttattatattaaaaataaattcaaTTGCCATGACTATCTTAATTCTTTCCCTAAAATGACCAATTtagtaaaataaataattataaaaccCTTATCTTCGACCGACCACTTTTTTCATACTggctgattttattttattttattttaaattcatcCACCCACTTCGTGTAGTGGtggtggtgggggggggggggggggcatatTTCACTAGTCTGATTCTGAATGTTGGCAGCCCAGCTTGTCCACTCTAAGTGCTCTTCAGGCTTATTCTCTAGGTAAATCACCTCACAACAACGATCCAGTATAATTCCACTTGAtcgggtctggggagggtaatatatacgcagaccttacccctgccctAAGGTAGAAGGTTGTTTCCTAATAGACCCTCGGCGTCCTTCCCTCCAAGAAATTCCTACCTTACTCTTGggaagactcgaactcacaacctcttggttggaagtgaagGTTGCTTACTATcggagcaacccctcttgtcttctAGGTAAATCACCTTCTTGtgtaaaaatggtattttgatgTATTGTGGTAGCGTGTTTGGCAAGTGCATCGGCTACCATATTACTATCCCTATAAAAGTGAGAAACCTTAATATTCCTCTCCCTCGCCCTATCAATGATATGTTCCAGACTATTTTCTAGTTGCCAAGGTGGTTTGATCTTCCTTTGGATCATGTTAACGACCAAGAGTGAATTCAAACAATGAGGGAAGTTGGGTAAGTTCTATGTGCAACACCAGTCAATACCAAATTGTGCagtgatgtttagcttaaagtatatatatatttgtatgtatatcgcctcatgttttacttttgtttcatGAATTTAGGATGTGAAATGTATTGATTTATGTTAATTTGATGTGTTTTTATTTGTAGGAATAATCGGGGAGCATCGGAGGCGATATGTGCGAAATTAGAGCCAAAACGGACGAAAACAGGGAAAGGGCATATTTCAGCGCCACAGGTGGCGCCCAACCCTACCTGTGGCGCCAAAAACAGAAGCTAAAATATTGGAGCGTCGTGGAGGGCGCCAATGACgtgaattttctccaatttcgcccgggacaaggttatttcggccctaAACCTACCCAACatgtataaaagcaagactaaacatATTTTTTGGAGGGGAGACGCCACTTGGGACAAATCTAACATACTTTGAAGGAGAATTCACGTAGGAGAAGacacaccacgcttggaggaggcttctaactagtttttcttctcttctcttcctttaatctcatagtttatttgttctagagttttgggtgctacatgaacgttgtagtttgaagcttgaattgttcttattattttatcgtattggtttatttattcaatcttgcgcttaattatttgattgcttgatcaccaattgaatactatctacgaatctaggattgaactcgggaaaggaaattctagattgcatataggattgagtagagcaagatcttaactcggtgtgtgtgtgtgtggggggggggggaggggatttgcggttaggataagaatatacctaatcgccttgcttggttattatacgggaattataaatgcgttcttgttaattctaattccataggaatataggcgttagattagcttgaataggcgagttgtacttcgggagaagactaccagcaatattaaccctgtcaaccaataaaccagataaattaattagacgatttaagtgaaaaactcaacgggattgttagctaacccatagctctagaatattcactcacattgaattcgtctctataattcgccaacttgttttctttaatctcttaatttgttactctggattaattttatttaaatattcATACATTAGGATTtacttgaatagattaattgtttggtttaatttagttgatagttaatcataAGTCTCTGTGGGtgcgatatctggacttacaatcctatattacttgtcgaccacgtatacttacGTGTGCGTTGGGAGCAACATGCAGCTTGTATTTCACTGTAATTGTTAGTTGAGAATGGGAGAAGATTAGCAAAGGCTATAACCATATCTCCATTTTTTATTCTAACAATACCTCAAGCTCCAACTAACTTCCGAGAGGTCATACAGCTGCCATTAGTGTGTAGAATCAGACAATTTGAGAATATTCAACTCCATTTATTCTTTTTTGCTACAAAATTGACACAAAATTACGATGTGCATTAATAAAAATTACAGGAATCATTCTGGATAATACTCGCTGAGGATATTTCTGTCACCTTTTAACTTTCCTCATCGAGTCATTTCCAAATTATTCTCACAAAAACCAATAGAAACAAAATTACAAAAGATAGGTAAAATAAATCATCTAATTTGGCGAAGAACTCACGACTATCTTTTGGGAAAACCACATGGCTAGCTGCTCCGATCCTGAATGATAGATGGACGCATAAAATGACTATTTAATATATGCGTCAGAGCAATTAATACGAGAGCCAGTGGCGGAGCCACGTGCAACAAAGGGGTGTCGACCGATACCTCTTCGCCGGAAAATCACGCTGTATAACttggtatttttaaaaaaaaatatgtatgTACTATATAATGACACCCCTTGACTTCTTGGAGAGTTTATTTCTGTATATTTTGACTCCCCTTAATAAAAATTCTGGCTCCGCCACTGACGACAGTATTCCTATTAAGTAATTGCAGGTTGACCTTGACCTTGTCTTGCTTTAAGAACAAGTTCTTCAGTAGTTGTCCCAATAATCTCATTAGCCCTTTTAAGACCAATACAAAAATACCTTCCAATTTCATCCTTTGAAACAATTCCTAATTTCTCTAACTTTTGAACTGCATCATCTACATCAAAATTACAGCTTATTCCAaatctttccttaattaattccTCACATCTTTGATCAAGATCCAATAATGTAGCTTTCCCTTGTTCCATTAatataaaatatgaaataattacTTCTTTAACTTCTTGTTGTATAACGTCATCACACAAATGTAGAAGTGTACCACGTCCACTGTCTAATTGTTTATCATACATTGATTGTGTGATTAAATTCTGATACTGAGCCATATTCTGTTGAAATGTGAAGTAAATTTTTGCACAATAGCCAATTATTGTGGATAAAATTGCAAAAAGGACCCATAAATCAGCTTCTGGCATGTCAAGAGAGGTCACAACTGCAAAAAGACCAACAATTGCAGATGCAATAAATTGTACCCAATCCATTGGTGTTAAACTTGGATTCTTTTTCTCAGGTAAAACAATTTCTAAATCAGCCATTGGTATATTTTTCAAATGCTTCACATAAATTCCTCTATCGGGTTTTTCTTCGTCTTCACTAGCTCGTCTGTACACCACGATTATCCTTTCAAATGTTGGTTCTTGAAttgtaatttttcccaatacatttGGGACAGTAAGTTCCATATTCTGAATTCGAATTCGTTCAACGTAAAAATCTTGTTCTTCTTCAGAAGGGATTCTTTTCTTCAGCGGTTTCTTTTTCTTATTAATTTTTCTTCGAAAATATTTATCACCACCTGTTTTTTTCAATAGCCATTTCCATGTACGCGTAATTATCATGTCAATTTTTTCCATAATAAACCAATCTGTCGTCCTGTCAATTCCAATGCCACGACGAAAAATTACATATTTATCAGCAAACTCAGGGAGTTTTTCATCGTGGTGATGATTAGCAAAATATTTTGACAATAACTTAGTATCAAGCTTAGATTCATCAACCGTTATTGGTAGATTTAACAAATATTGCCCTGAATTCGCAATTTCTAGCTCTTCATCTGTGGCGATTTTGAAGTTACTCTTGTCCATAATTTGGAATAAATATCTCAAGAAATTTTGTTCAAGTACGTCGATATCATCATCTGAGAATTTTTGTTGCTCGAGATTTTGAGCACCATGAACAGGATCAAATAACGCGTATAATTGCATTAAATCTTCAAATTGTATAAGGTACCACGCACGAATTGTGTACTCAACCCTTTTGGATAGCTTGAGAAATTCATCGCGATCTGAATTATGTTCGATTAAATTGGCTAATGTCATAATTAGCCTGGATTTAAGAACTGGAATAACAGATTCTCGTTCTAATCGTATCActtccttcttcttctcttttttcttcgtAGTATCCATTGTTCTATTCGAAGCTCAGAGTCAAAAGTGAAATTTCGAAAGGTAGAAATAAGGGTAATTGACGAGGCAAAACGTTATGTTTTCTTACTTATAAAGCTACAAAGGAAGGTGATATTATACTCAATTGTAAGGAGAAAAAGACGGTAACAAAATTTGCATAATTTAAGAATTAATGAATGGATGAAAGGTAATAAGTAACTactaattgtattatttttctctaaCTGTTGGCCTAATTGCCATTGATTTGCTTGGGGGAATATGGTTTTTAAGGTATTTTTTGACGTGTGTTTTTATTTTACATATTTGACTCATTAAACTCGCAGAAAGTTACCGATCTTTTTACGTATGTAACTAAATATACCTAACACTAAAACTAACTTCACTACAAGAATTCTCGACTACAAGAAGTCTAAAGTTTTAATATTTCTTTTCCTTCCCTTCATTTTTCAGGCCAAAAGAattttaaatagaaaagaattaattgaaacaaaaatacaaggaaaaaaaaagagatatgCCTACTAAACTGAATTAATGATCTAAATCAAATTACGTAAAAACATAatatatatcaaaaataaataatttgaACCATAACCATAACCAACATCAGGCTTTTGAGGTCGATCTGTAACCATAAATAGAGGGTGTCAAATGGGCGGATTGAGCTGATTTTGAGCGGATCAAAGTTTGTTGAGTCAATAAATGGGCAGGTCAATGACCCGCCCAAAAGTAACTTGGCTGGGTCAAGTTGGGCTAAAATTTGGGTCATCACCCAACATTTATCAAGTGTTAATTAATGTGTATTGTTTCTAATGAATTGTTTTCAATTATGAATTAacacttttttcttttgttatgctCATTTCAAACAAATATTTTAGCAAAGTTACTTATGGAACAATTTGGGCTAAAGATCAATCCAACTTTAGATGGGCTGAACGGGTTGTGTCAAGATGAGCTGAGTTCATCAAATGGACGAGTCAATGACCAATCTAATCTTGGGCGGGTTAAACGTGTCAAATGGGTTTGAGCTCAAATTGCCACCTCTAACGTAATCAACATCATGGATTAAATGTGATTATGTTACTATGTGATGTAAAGCTATGATAGAAACAAGAAATATTTGCTATAACTCCCTCTATATcgtgttttttttcctttctttgcaTCGGCCTAACTCAATGTCAAAAGCTAGCTCATAAGGTGAGACACATAATAATAAGGATGAGTCTGACTTCGATTATACCATGTTAAGAATGTTTTGCCAAAAAATGTAGATCTTGgttcaaataattaaatttatataaataaaGGTTAATCTTAGTTAATAATAATATCCTTAGATGAAGTTTTTAATGAAACAATGAATGTCGGGTAGATCTGGATGAGCAGATGCAATAATATGTAACTATTCTAGAAATCAGGAGCAATAATATAGCATTTAATAGCAATGAACcgcaataaatgacatttaagtaaatagGAGGAATGATTCACCCAATAAAGGATGAAATATGTGGATGTTCCTCCTAACAATGATGAATGATAGATAAATCCTTGAATATTCGAGTTATTCTCGGATATGATGGAAAAATATGGCCAAGAATCTCAGTGAAAAAGTGATGTTTGTTACTTAGCAAGTGAGAGCTGAATCTTTTAGTCAAAGTGTGTTCTTTACAAAATGAATATCACATGCCCATATCATTGTCtcttttttctatttatatggggCATGTTCCTAAGAAATTCTAACAGTACAAGTGCAGAGAATATtcactagaatattctctttaatgTCCTATCTCGAAAACTAGCCATTACAAGTTTTGTCAACGGTACTCGACCTCGACCTTGTCCCTTGTTGATACCTCAACTACGGCCGGCTCTTGTTGATAATGACTGTTGTTGAGCACGACTCTTGTTGACCCCTCGACCACAGAATTTGCTGCTCCTTGGGCCATTTCGGCAAACATCGACTTGGGAACTCTTCCCTTAGTATTATCTTGGCTTAAATATTGTAAGGacggattttgacccatacagttagtccctccgcttattgaGGCCGACTTCAGGCGGGTCGATAAGAGGATTTTGGTCATTGTGGTCGAGACAATCGAGCGAGCCGTGCAGGTCGTGGTGGTCATAGTAATGTGGCCCTACGCAGACCACTTATTTCGAAACGCTTCGATTTTTCCGGTCGTTTTGTTGGAGCTGGGCTGTCCATGAATTAGGATTATGTCATAACGGCATACGTCATTATCACGTAAATTCCCGATTCATTGCCTCATTTTGCATGTGTCCCTTGATTGAACCTGCCGCTTCGGTTACAGTGCTAGTAATGGTGAACCGTTTTTTGTTCCGGCGCCTAGGTTCTTATTAATAGAGATGTTAGGGTGTGATTTTGAAGTTTCAAGCTTTCTACTTCGAAACCCCATAACTCTTTCTTTGTCTTCCCTAGCTTGATACCTCTCTTCTCTGTTCCAGTGGTTCCATTATTCTCAGTTCTTCATTGTTTGATACTTTTCTTTCTTCTGTTAAAACATGACTAACATATCTTCTAAGTCTAGCGAGGGAAGTGATGAGGTCCCTTTAGCGATGGTGTTTCCCCTTCACGAGGGGAATGTTCCTGCCGCCATCGAGGATGGGGGCTTCCCTTTGGTGGAGGAGAAAATTCCTCGCGATCCTGATACCAGGTCTGATTTCTCTAAATCACCTAACGCCGACCCTGGAGCCTTTTAGTCGGTAATGACAGAGAAAGAATTGGGAGAGCTTAGGGCTAAGTTCGGCATTCTCTATCACCTTGAGTTAATCATGGCTGGGTGAGATGTGGTGCAAGTCCATCGCCTTGGATATCTACGCCTTTCCTTTCCAAATCGTCTATACTCTCCCTTTCCTTCCACTAGCAGAGAATTTTGCTGTTATTACGCCGTTTGCCCAGCCCAGCTAGTTCCATATGTTTACAAACTCATAATGATGCTCACCAAATTTGTCGAGCTGGCCGAGGTCAACCTCATACTTCGACATTTAATACATCTGTTCGCTCCTAACTTTTATAGGGGGGACAATGTTGAACCTTCGTCACTGTGGAGGCAAATTCTTGGTGGTGAATATGGACAACAAAGCTAACCGCCAATTTTGGCTAAACTACTTCTATATCAGAACCGAGGATGTGGTGGCCAATGTCGACGCTTTTTCTGAGGTTTGGAATTGTACTCGTAAGTGCCTAGTTTTCCTATTTGTAAGTGTCTGAATTTTCTCCCTTGCTTGGTTGTGGGCTTTGATTTCTGGTCCTTTTTTTGTGCAGCTAAGATCTCGCCTCCTCCTTTGTTCGAAAATATCTTCGATTGGGTTGGTCCGCTCATCCCTCATCGTAGGTATCCGTGAGTGGCCGGGTTTCTTCATGAGGTTTAGGCTTGCTCTCCCTTTGACTGGTAATCCCCTTTTGTTATCAGAGTCGtagttcttttctttttgtttacctTGTTGATCTTCCCATTTTTGTGTTTTTTCCTAGTTTCGACCAGGGGATCTTTGAAGATATCGAGAGCTCCGCCTCTCGTTCCAAAAAAGAAAAGCTAATGTGCCCTCGGTTTTCACCCTATCCTCAACTGCGGCCCCTTCTGTTCGTGCCCCGGTGCCTTCATCAACTGCGGTTGTTTCTGCTCATGCCCCAACCCCTCCTGTTACAGGGTCCGAGAGTGCTCCTTCCTAGTCTATGAGGGCTTCGACCACGGATACCTCAACCTCTCCACTATACCATATTATAGATGAAGACGATGAGCTTGTGCCAAGCGAGGGGATTTAATGCCCCATAAGAGGAGATCTATAGATGCTGACGACAGGGTCGCCCAAACCATTGATTTGAGGGCGGGTGATTTCACACTGCGCGAGATAGCACCATTATAATTGGAGATGATATTGAGACGGGGTCAGAGATTCCGAGGTTGGTGGAAGCAGACATGGATATTCCTTTCCCTTCTATGGTGGCGGAGGTGGAAAAGCAGTCGTTGACATTTTTGACACCTCGAGGCAAGAGGAGGCATCGACTTCCCAACCACCTGCTGATATTTCTTTGCCAACCAACGAGAGAGGTAAAGGAATTGCTGAGGAAGGCGATGAGTCACGTTCGGACGTTGATGCGGACAATCTGAAGATGATGGAGGAAGGGTTTACCCAACTTGAGATAAGTTTGGAGGGGCCTACGAGGATCATTGCGATCCCTATAGATCGTGACTTTCTGAAGAACATGGAGGACGTAGTTCCTGCCCTCGGCCCTCTTTGTTCCGAAATAGAGGGAAAACCCCTCAAAGAATTGGACGACGTCACTTTGTCGAGGAGCATAGCCGGCCTTGCTCTTAGGGTGAGTGTTTGGTGTTTTTTCATTCTCCTTTTTTTGTCCTTGGTagtaggggcatttttgtttttgacttacttcttttctttttgtgacTGCAGAGGGTGATTTAAGAGATTGAGAGCGTGTGAAGGGAGGAGAAGTGTAGAGAAATATTTGTGAGGTTGAAAAACAAATACTTCAAGTATCGCGGCAAGTACCGAGAGCTTCGCAGGCGATTTTGTAAGGACAACAACATGCAGGTCCTTCGTGATGAGCTGAAAAAGAAGGAAGATGAGCTGGTGAAAGCCATCGAGAAGTGTAGCATCCTTGAGGGGACATTGAGGAATGAAGAGGAGGAGCTTGAGGTCAGTACGGGCATGGAGGCCCAATGCAGTGGCCTTCAAACACAAGTGGCCGAGCTGCGTGGGCAATTGGAAGAATGTCAGCTTCAGCAGAAGGCCCTTAATGGTGAAGTCACCGAGAAGCAGAGCGAGCTCGAGAAGGCAAAATCTTCTTGTTTGGAGGCTTGGAGGAAATCAGAGATGCTAGAGTTGGCGAATATGCCCCTCTAGGCTGAGCGGGAGATTGACCAGTCCACGGAAAAAGTAAAAGAAGATCGACTGGAGGAAAGGATTGGAGAGTTGGAGAAGGATAACTCCATCCTCCATGACCAAGTGGCCGCTTTGGCAGTTGAGAAGGCCCAACTGCTTGCACAACCATCTTCTTCTCGTACTTCAGATTTTCCTAGTATTCCTCAAGAATTATATAAGGAATGGATTCATGTTGAGGCTCAGTTGGATGTGTTTCACGATATACAAAAGGCGGGATCCATTTCTGAGG
This region includes:
- the LOC104231489 gene encoding uncharacterized protein; this translates as MDTTKKKEKKKEVIRLERESVIPVLKSRLIMTLANLIEHNSDRDEFLKLSKRVEYTIRAWYLIQFEDLMQLYALFDPVHGAQNLEQQKFSDDDIDVLEQNFLRYLFQIMDKSNFKIATDEELEIANSGQYLLNLPITVDESKLDTKLLSKYFANHHHDEKLPEFADKYVIFRRGIGIDRTTDWFIMEKIDMIITRTWKWLLKKTGGDKYFRRKINKKKKPLKKRIPSEEEQDFYVERIRIQNMELTVPNVLGKITIQEPTFERIIVVYRRASEDEEKPDRGIYVKHLKNIPMADLEIVLPEKKNPSLTPMDWVQFIASAIVGLFAVVTSLDMPEADLWVLFAILSTIIGYCAKIYFTFQQNMAQYQNLITQSMYDKQLDSGRGTLLHLCDDVIQQEVKEVIISYFILMEQGKATLLDLDQRCEELIKERFGISCNFDVDDAVQKLEKLGIVSKDEIGRYFCIGLKRANEIIGTTTEELVLKARQGQGQPAIT